The following proteins are co-located in the Calliphora vicina chromosome 2, idCalVici1.1, whole genome shotgun sequence genome:
- the LOC135950409 gene encoding uncharacterized protein LOC135950409 has translation MSTMQEYLNNSLNEQSKANMVPEKKPSSNIPYMLFMYREDLRRFNKNSLKLSNSKLKLSQEMVSYSVDHITEYSLEELININIQIDFTRNLKSSMEEKKQMQKCRTIKNQMVDRKRG, from the coding sequence atgtcaacaatgcaagaatatttaaataattctcTCAACGAACAATCCAAAGCGAACATGGTTCCAGAGAAGAAACCATCATCCAACATTCCATATATGCTGTTCATGTACCGCGAAGATTTGAGACGTTTCAACAAGAACTCCTTGAAACTTTCAAATAGTAAACTAAAGTTATCACAGGAAATGGTGTCCTACTCCGTGGATCACATAACAGAATATAGCTTGGAGGAGTTAATAAATATCAACATTCAAATAGATTTCACTCGCAATTTGAAAAGCAGCATGGAAGAGAAGAAGCAGATGCAAAAATGCCGtacaattaaaaatcaaatggtGGATAGAAAAAGAGGTTGA